One Nocardioides aromaticivorans genomic window carries:
- a CDS encoding DMT family transporter gives MTSTPAQAAPVSSGSSAPPAWQPVAAIGVTLVLWASAFVAIRHLGHEVTPGALSLGRLLIAAVVLSALLARAPRSRLTRAEVILLVCCGVAWFGIYNIALNDSERRIDAATAAMVVQVGPILIALLAALFLGERLTGWLLLGMAIAFGGVVVIGSAMRGDGGSDLDGVLLALLAAVTYAIGVVCQKVLLRRLSGLEVTCYACWIGAVVCLPWLGDLGDVVQHGSAGTLLLIAYLGMFPTALAFLTWAFALRYTDAGKQSLTTFLVPAIAAVLAWVLLDEVPPVLAFVGGALCIVGVLVTRRKPRQS, from the coding sequence GTGACGTCGACCCCCGCGCAGGCCGCTCCCGTCTCGTCCGGGAGCTCCGCGCCCCCGGCCTGGCAGCCGGTGGCGGCGATCGGGGTCACGCTGGTCCTCTGGGCCTCCGCCTTCGTGGCGATCCGGCACCTCGGCCACGAGGTGACGCCGGGTGCGCTGTCGCTGGGGCGGCTCCTGATCGCCGCGGTGGTGCTCTCGGCGCTCCTGGCGCGCGCTCCGCGGAGCCGGCTCACCCGCGCCGAGGTGATCCTGCTGGTGTGCTGCGGGGTCGCGTGGTTCGGGATCTACAACATCGCCCTCAACGACAGCGAGCGCAGGATCGACGCGGCGACCGCGGCCATGGTCGTCCAGGTCGGGCCGATCCTGATCGCCCTGCTGGCCGCACTCTTCCTCGGCGAGCGGCTCACGGGATGGTTGCTGCTCGGGATGGCGATCGCCTTCGGCGGCGTCGTCGTGATCGGCAGCGCGATGCGCGGGGACGGCGGATCCGACCTCGACGGGGTGCTGCTGGCGCTGCTCGCCGCCGTGACCTACGCGATCGGCGTGGTGTGCCAGAAGGTGCTGCTGCGCCGGCTCTCCGGCCTGGAGGTGACCTGCTACGCGTGCTGGATCGGCGCCGTCGTCTGCCTGCCGTGGCTCGGCGACCTCGGCGACGTGGTGCAGCACGGCAGCGCCGGGACGCTGCTGCTGATCGCCTACCTGGGCATGTTCCCGACCGCGCTCGCCTTCCTCACCTGGGCCTTCGCGCTGCGCTACACCGACGCGGGCAAGCAGTCGCTGACGACCTTCCTCGTCCCGGCCATCGCGGCGGTGCTGGCGTGGGTGCTGCTGGACGAGGTGCCGCCCGTCCTGGCCTTCGTCGGCGGCGCCCTGTGCATCGTCGGGGTGCTCGTGACGCGACGGAAGCCGCGCCAGAGTTGA
- a CDS encoding DUF6421 family protein — translation MTDVLSLTDRAAAHRDAVVADPAWRTLKDAVEQVRTWQLADGSIDLAAEGAPSRESVVASVAEIVTSIEALSPLLPHDAAYHRALVADLRRWAETGFGVPDFLDSLLAFQPAADRADGRQHLVVFPMYTQNGNPHRNLEAVAFRMVWPEWLADLEATRYDNPLFCGIAFEDFTSGYDTNSAVLFPETVAVREVPERFSWGGIFCDREAARFRRVGTAAVDLLGVELPEEVRGLLEDQQRSQDAFVLWDMIHDRAHSHGDLPFDPFMIKQRQPFWMYGLEELRCDLTAFRAAVELETEGNEVAADAQHAILLDRMFRFPVTGERTRNYDGLGGQLLFAYLHQHDAIRWTDNKLRIDWDLAPQVTNALLGEIEQLYRDGIDRPKIVHWQAAYELVSRYLAPHPASKWARGAEALDFSKQPRELVDDVLADEFPLSMFFEALAKKLKNVIAETRGITAAA, via the coding sequence ATGACGGATGTTCTTTCGCTCACCGACCGCGCCGCCGCCCACCGTGACGCCGTGGTGGCCGATCCCGCCTGGCGGACCCTGAAGGACGCCGTCGAGCAGGTCCGCACCTGGCAGCTCGCCGACGGCTCGATCGACCTGGCCGCCGAGGGCGCCCCGTCCCGCGAGAGCGTGGTCGCGAGCGTCGCCGAGATCGTCACCTCGATCGAGGCGCTCTCGCCGCTGCTCCCGCACGACGCGGCGTACCACCGCGCCCTCGTCGCCGACCTGCGCCGCTGGGCCGAGACGGGCTTCGGCGTCCCCGACTTCCTCGACTCGCTGCTCGCCTTCCAGCCGGCCGCCGACCGGGCCGACGGTCGTCAGCACCTCGTCGTGTTCCCGATGTACACCCAGAACGGCAACCCGCACCGCAACCTCGAGGCCGTCGCGTTCCGCATGGTCTGGCCCGAGTGGCTCGCGGACCTCGAGGCCACGCGCTACGACAACCCGCTGTTCTGCGGCATCGCGTTCGAGGACTTCACCAGCGGCTACGACACCAACTCGGCCGTGCTCTTCCCCGAGACCGTCGCGGTGCGCGAGGTGCCCGAGCGGTTCAGCTGGGGCGGCATCTTCTGCGACCGTGAGGCCGCCCGCTTCCGTCGCGTCGGCACCGCCGCCGTCGACCTGCTCGGCGTCGAGCTGCCCGAGGAGGTCCGCGGCCTGCTCGAGGACCAGCAGCGCAGCCAGGACGCGTTCGTGCTGTGGGACATGATCCACGACCGCGCGCACAGCCACGGCGACCTGCCCTTCGACCCGTTCATGATCAAGCAGCGCCAGCCGTTCTGGATGTACGGCCTGGAGGAGCTGCGCTGCGACCTGACCGCGTTCCGCGCGGCCGTCGAGCTCGAGACGGAGGGCAACGAGGTCGCCGCGGACGCGCAGCACGCGATCCTGCTCGACCGGATGTTCCGCTTCCCGGTCACCGGCGAGCGCACCCGCAACTACGACGGCCTCGGTGGCCAGCTGCTGTTCGCCTACCTGCACCAGCACGACGCGATCCGCTGGACCGACAACAAGCTGCGCATCGACTGGGACCTCGCGCCCCAGGTCACCAACGCGCTCCTCGGCGAGATCGAGCAGCTCTACCGCGACGGCATCGACCGGCCGAAGATCGTGCACTGGCAGGCCGCCTACGAGCTGGTCAGCCGCTACCTCGCGCCGCACCCTGCCTCGAAGTGGGCCCGGGGCGCCGAGGCGCTCGACTTCTCCAAGCAGCCGCGCGAGCTGGTCGACGACGTGCTGGCCGACGAGTTCCCGCTGAGCATGTTCTTCGAGGCGCTGGCCAAGAAGCTCAAGAACGTGATCGCGGAGACCCGCGGCATCACCGCCGCCGCATGA
- a CDS encoding SDR family oxidoreductase, with amino-acid sequence MTRVIAVAGAGGPAGRAVVRRLAAGGAVVAAADADASRLDGLEAEASVVDLLDPDATRAWIDGIVAAHGRLDGVVHLVGGWRGGKGLTAEALDHWAVLEPLLVRTLQHTSLAAQASLVESGGRFVVVSAAGAGAPTAGNASYAAAKAAAEAWTLALAHAFGRADGDAAATILVVKALLDDAMRAARPDAAFDGFTHVDDLAETIAGLWDRPSAELNGERLWLTPQP; translated from the coding sequence ATGACCCGCGTCATCGCGGTCGCCGGTGCCGGCGGCCCGGCGGGTCGTGCCGTCGTACGCCGCCTCGCCGCCGGCGGTGCCGTCGTCGCCGCCGCCGACGCCGACGCGTCCCGGCTCGACGGGCTGGAGGCCGAGGCCAGCGTCGTGGACCTGCTCGACCCGGACGCCACCCGGGCGTGGATCGACGGCATCGTCGCCGCGCACGGCCGTCTCGACGGGGTCGTCCACCTCGTCGGCGGCTGGCGCGGCGGCAAGGGCCTGACGGCCGAGGCGCTCGACCACTGGGCGGTGCTCGAGCCGCTCCTGGTGCGCACCCTGCAGCACACCTCGCTCGCCGCGCAGGCGTCGCTGGTCGAGTCCGGTGGCCGGTTCGTGGTGGTCAGCGCCGCCGGTGCCGGCGCGCCGACCGCCGGCAACGCGTCCTACGCCGCCGCGAAGGCCGCCGCCGAGGCCTGGACCCTCGCCCTGGCCCACGCCTTCGGCCGGGCGGACGGGGACGCCGCCGCTACGATCCTCGTGGTCAAGGCCCTGCTCGACGACGCGATGCGCGCTGCCCGCCCGGACGCCGCGTTCGACGGCTTCACCCACGTCGACGATCTGGCCGAGACGATCGCCGGTCTGTGGGACCGGCCGAGCGCCGAGCTGAACGGAGAGCGACTGTGGCTGACGCCGCAACCCTGA
- a CDS encoding threonine aldolase family protein, producing MADAATLSTAARRRHDPEVRQFASDNYAGVHPEVLAAVALANGGHQVSYGEDAYTEHLQVLMAGLFGDGVEAYPVFNGTGANVVGLQALTDRWGAVICAESAHINVDEGGAPERMGGLKLHPVATPDGKLTPELVDRQAWGFDDEHRAMPQVVSITQSTELGTLYTPDEVRALAEHAHGLGMRLHLDGARLANAAAALDVPVREFTSDAGVDVLSFGATKNGALAGEAVVILNPGAVSHLKHLRKLSMQLASKMRFVSVQFEALLADGLWLRLAGHANAMAQRLAAGVREIDGVELLYPVQANGVFARLPHDVSRRLMERHRFYFWDEAAGDVRWMCSFDTTEDDIDAFLAALREEMGRA from the coding sequence GTGGCTGACGCCGCAACCCTGAGCACCGCCGCCCGACGGCGGCACGACCCCGAGGTCCGGCAGTTCGCCAGCGACAACTACGCGGGGGTGCATCCCGAGGTGCTGGCCGCGGTCGCGCTGGCCAACGGCGGCCACCAGGTGTCGTACGGCGAGGACGCCTACACCGAGCACCTCCAGGTGCTCATGGCCGGGCTGTTCGGCGACGGCGTCGAGGCCTACCCGGTCTTCAACGGCACCGGCGCCAACGTCGTGGGCCTCCAGGCGCTCACCGACCGCTGGGGTGCGGTGATCTGCGCCGAGAGCGCCCACATCAACGTCGACGAGGGCGGCGCGCCCGAGCGGATGGGCGGCCTCAAGCTGCACCCCGTCGCCACCCCCGACGGCAAGCTCACCCCTGAGCTGGTCGACCGGCAGGCCTGGGGCTTCGACGACGAGCACCGCGCGATGCCGCAGGTCGTCTCGATCACCCAGTCCACCGAGCTCGGCACGCTCTACACGCCCGACGAGGTGCGCGCGCTCGCCGAGCACGCCCACGGCCTCGGCATGCGGCTGCACCTCGACGGCGCCCGGCTCGCCAACGCGGCCGCCGCGCTCGACGTACCGGTCCGGGAGTTCACCTCCGATGCCGGCGTCGACGTGCTGTCGTTCGGTGCCACCAAGAACGGGGCGCTGGCCGGTGAGGCCGTCGTCATCCTGAACCCCGGCGCCGTCAGCCACCTCAAGCACCTGCGCAAGCTGTCGATGCAGCTGGCCAGCAAGATGCGCTTCGTCTCGGTGCAGTTCGAGGCGCTGCTGGCCGACGGACTGTGGCTGCGCCTCGCCGGCCACGCGAACGCCATGGCACAGCGCCTCGCCGCGGGCGTCCGCGAGATCGACGGCGTCGAGCTGTTGTACCCGGTGCAGGCCAACGGCGTGTTCGCCCGCCTGCCCCACGACGTCAGCCGCCGGCTGATGGAGCGGCACCGCTTCTACTTCTGGGACGAGGCCGCCGGCGACGTGCGGTGGATGTGCTCCTTCGACACCACCGAGGACGACATCGACGCCTTCCTGGCGGCGCTGCGCGAGGAGATGGGCCGCGCCTGA